A part of Diceros bicornis minor isolate mBicDic1 chromosome 32, mDicBic1.mat.cur, whole genome shotgun sequence genomic DNA contains:
- the DDX19A gene encoding ATP-dependent RNA helicase DDX19A isoform X1: MATDSWALAVDKQEAAVKSMSNLQIKEEKVKADTNGVIKTSATEEKTDEEEKEDRAAQSLLNKLIRSNLVDNTNQVEVLQRDPNSPLYSVKSFEELRLKPQLLQGVYAMGFNRPSKIQENALPMMLAEPPQNLIAQSQSGTGKTAAFVLAMLSRVQPAERYPQCLCLSPTYELALQTGKVIEQMGKFHPELKLAYAVRGNKLERGQKISEHIVIGTPGTVLDWCAKLKFIDPKKIKVFVLDEADVMIATQGHQDQSIRIQRMLPRNCQMLLFSATFEDSVWKFAQKVVPDPNIIKLKREEETLDTIKQYYVLCNNRDEKFQALCNLYGAITIAQAMIFCHTRKTASWLAAELSKEGHQVALLSGEMMVEQRAAVIERFREGKEKVLVTTNVCARGIDVEQVSVVINFDLPVDKDGNPDNETYLHRIGRTGRFGKRGLAVNMVDSKHSMNILNRIQEHFNKKIERLDTDDLDEIEKIAN, encoded by the exons ATGGCCACCGATTCGTGGGCCCTTGCAGTGGACAAGCAGGAAGCGGCTGTCAAGTCG ATGAGTAATTTGCAGATCAAGGAAGAGAAAGTCAAAGCAGATACCAATG GTGTTATCAAAACCAGTGCCACTGAAGAGAAAACGGATGAAGAAGAGAAAG AGGACAGGGCTGCCCAGTCCTTACTTAATAAGCTGATCAGAAGCAACCTTGTCGATAACACAAACCAAGTGGAAGTCCTGCAGCGGGATCCAAACTCCCCCCTCTACTCAGTGAAGTCCTTTGAGGAGCTTCGGCT GAAACCACAGCTTCTCCAGGGAGTCTATGCCATGGGCTTCAATCGACCATCCAAGATACAGGAGAACGCGTTACCCATGATGCTCGCTGAGCC CCCACAGAACCTGATTGCCCAGTCTCAGTCTGGTACTGGTAAAACAGCTGCCTTTGTCCTGGCCATGCTCAGCCGCGTGCAACCAGCAGAGAGATACCCCCAG TGTCTGTGCCTCTCCCCAACGTATGAGTTGGCGCTTCAAACAGGAAAAGTGATTGAGCAGATGGGCAAATTTCATCCAGAACTAAAGCTTGCTTATGCCGTTCGAGGCAATAAAT TGGAAAGAGGTCAGAAGATCAGTGAGCACATTGTCATTGGCACCCCTGGGACTGTCCTGGACTGGTGTGCCAAGCTCAAGTTCATTGACCCCAAGAAGATCAAGGTGTTTGTTCTGGATGAGGCTGACGTGATGATAGCTACTCAGGGCCACCAAGATCAGAGCATCCGCATCCAGAG GATGCTGCCCAGAAACTGCCAGATGCTGCTTTTCTCTGCCACCTTTGAAGACTCCGTATGGAAATTTGCCCAGAAAGTGGTCCCAGATCCAAACATTATCAAACTGAAGCGTGAGGAGGAGACATTGGACACCATCAAGCAGTATTACGTCCTTTGCAATAACAGAGACGAGAAGTTCCAGGCCTTGTGTAACCTCTACGGGGCCATCACCATTGCTCAAGCCATGATCTTCTGCCAT ACCCGCAAAACAGCTAGTTGGCTGGCCGCAGAGCTCTCAAAAGAAGGCCACCAGGTGGCCCTGCTGAGTGGTGAAATGATGGTGGAGCAGAGGGCTGCGGTGATTGAGCGCTTCCGAGAGGGCAAAGAGAAGGTTCTGGTGACCACCAACGTGTGTGCCCGCG GTATCGATGTTGAACAGGTGTCTGTCGTCATCAACTTTGACCTTCCCGTGGACAAGGATGGGAACCCGGACAACGAGACCTACCTGCACCGGATCGGGCGCACTGGCCGCTTTGGCAAGAGGGGCCTGGCAGTGAACATGGTCGACAGCAAGCACAGCATGAACATCCTGAACAGAATCCAGGAGCATTTTA ataagaaaatagaaaggtTGGACACGGATGATTTGGATGAGATTGAGAAAATAGCCAACTGA
- the DDX19A gene encoding ATP-dependent RNA helicase DDX19A isoform X2 — MSGTFLIRKPQLLQGVYAMGFNRPSKIQENALPMMLAEPPQNLIAQSQSGTGKTAAFVLAMLSRVQPAERYPQCLCLSPTYELALQTGKVIEQMGKFHPELKLAYAVRGNKLERGQKISEHIVIGTPGTVLDWCAKLKFIDPKKIKVFVLDEADVMIATQGHQDQSIRIQRMLPRNCQMLLFSATFEDSVWKFAQKVVPDPNIIKLKREEETLDTIKQYYVLCNNRDEKFQALCNLYGAITIAQAMIFCHTRKTASWLAAELSKEGHQVALLSGEMMVEQRAAVIERFREGKEKVLVTTNVCARGIDVEQVSVVINFDLPVDKDGNPDNETYLHRIGRTGRFGKRGLAVNMVDSKHSMNILNRIQEHFNKKIERLDTDDLDEIEKIAN; from the exons ATGTCAGGAACATTTCTTATTAG GAAACCACAGCTTCTCCAGGGAGTCTATGCCATGGGCTTCAATCGACCATCCAAGATACAGGAGAACGCGTTACCCATGATGCTCGCTGAGCC CCCACAGAACCTGATTGCCCAGTCTCAGTCTGGTACTGGTAAAACAGCTGCCTTTGTCCTGGCCATGCTCAGCCGCGTGCAACCAGCAGAGAGATACCCCCAG TGTCTGTGCCTCTCCCCAACGTATGAGTTGGCGCTTCAAACAGGAAAAGTGATTGAGCAGATGGGCAAATTTCATCCAGAACTAAAGCTTGCTTATGCCGTTCGAGGCAATAAAT TGGAAAGAGGTCAGAAGATCAGTGAGCACATTGTCATTGGCACCCCTGGGACTGTCCTGGACTGGTGTGCCAAGCTCAAGTTCATTGACCCCAAGAAGATCAAGGTGTTTGTTCTGGATGAGGCTGACGTGATGATAGCTACTCAGGGCCACCAAGATCAGAGCATCCGCATCCAGAG GATGCTGCCCAGAAACTGCCAGATGCTGCTTTTCTCTGCCACCTTTGAAGACTCCGTATGGAAATTTGCCCAGAAAGTGGTCCCAGATCCAAACATTATCAAACTGAAGCGTGAGGAGGAGACATTGGACACCATCAAGCAGTATTACGTCCTTTGCAATAACAGAGACGAGAAGTTCCAGGCCTTGTGTAACCTCTACGGGGCCATCACCATTGCTCAAGCCATGATCTTCTGCCAT ACCCGCAAAACAGCTAGTTGGCTGGCCGCAGAGCTCTCAAAAGAAGGCCACCAGGTGGCCCTGCTGAGTGGTGAAATGATGGTGGAGCAGAGGGCTGCGGTGATTGAGCGCTTCCGAGAGGGCAAAGAGAAGGTTCTGGTGACCACCAACGTGTGTGCCCGCG GTATCGATGTTGAACAGGTGTCTGTCGTCATCAACTTTGACCTTCCCGTGGACAAGGATGGGAACCCGGACAACGAGACCTACCTGCACCGGATCGGGCGCACTGGCCGCTTTGGCAAGAGGGGCCTGGCAGTGAACATGGTCGACAGCAAGCACAGCATGAACATCCTGAACAGAATCCAGGAGCATTTTA ataagaaaatagaaaggtTGGACACGGATGATTTGGATGAGATTGAGAAAATAGCCAACTGA